The following coding sequences are from one Mycolicibacterium aichiense window:
- a CDS encoding sensor domain-containing diguanylate cyclase has product MGEREFAIATAVLRATGYLNAIRIFIGVASISLGLLSGLEQIQSIQPLGPHGLFARTVHLLLLVSALLVGGLWLSSPWPGYRRAVAFAVWGDVALAVSGATLAAPEARLAATVYMCLIGVFAAVLLGYRVLFLHCGFATATILAFTWMGVQFDGAQLAELSLYFLPALTTVVVMPAIAAMVIEGTRRSLSTTAYAANRDSLTGLLNRRGLYAETGTTWARSPRGAVLAVVVIDLDGFKRLNDDHGHGTGDATLRVVAEQLTKLIRTRDIAARIGGDEFVLVASLLDEDDLDSFVRRVQALRLRDPKGLFLRFSVGITWEHVEGVHVDLDSILHRADDAMYQAKRVGGGTVVVAEPPRAGEEQAAV; this is encoded by the coding sequence ATGGGTGAGCGCGAGTTCGCCATCGCTACCGCGGTTCTGCGCGCGACCGGCTATTTGAATGCAATTCGCATCTTCATCGGGGTGGCGTCCATCTCGCTGGGACTACTCAGCGGGCTGGAGCAGATTCAATCCATCCAGCCGCTGGGACCGCACGGCCTGTTCGCTCGCACCGTTCACCTCCTGCTCCTGGTGTCGGCGCTGCTGGTGGGTGGGTTGTGGCTGTCCAGCCCGTGGCCGGGGTATCGGCGAGCGGTGGCGTTCGCTGTATGGGGCGATGTTGCACTTGCGGTATCCGGTGCGACGCTCGCCGCGCCTGAGGCGCGGTTGGCGGCCACCGTCTACATGTGCCTGATCGGCGTCTTCGCCGCCGTATTGCTGGGCTATCGGGTGCTCTTCCTGCATTGCGGTTTCGCGACCGCGACGATCCTCGCCTTCACCTGGATGGGTGTGCAGTTCGACGGGGCGCAGCTGGCGGAGCTCTCGCTGTATTTCCTGCCCGCCCTGACGACGGTGGTGGTGATGCCGGCAATCGCCGCGATGGTCATCGAAGGCACGCGCCGTAGCCTCAGCACGACTGCGTATGCGGCAAACCGTGATTCGTTGACGGGTCTGCTGAACCGGCGCGGTCTCTACGCCGAAACCGGGACGACGTGGGCTCGGAGTCCGCGCGGTGCGGTGCTCGCCGTCGTGGTCATCGACCTCGACGGGTTCAAACGGCTCAACGACGACCACGGGCACGGCACCGGTGATGCGACGTTGCGGGTGGTGGCCGAGCAGTTGACGAAGCTGATCCGGACTCGCGACATCGCCGCGCGGATCGGCGGCGACGAATTCGTACTCGTGGCAAGCCTTTTGGACGAGGACGACCTGGACAGTTTCGTCAGGCGGGTGCAGGCGCTGAGGTTGCGTGATCCCAAAGGATTGTTTCTCCGGTTCAGCGTCGGGATCACCTGGGAGCATGTCGAGGGCGTACACGTCGATCTCGACTCGATCCTGCATCGCGCCGACGACGCGATGTACCAGGCGAAGCGGGTCGGCGGCGGCACGGTCGTGGTGGCCGAACCGCCGCGCGCCGGCGAGGAGCAGGCCGCGGTCTAA
- the fdrA gene encoding acyl-CoA synthetase FdrA: protein MAISSRSYPNLYKDSVSLMTVSARVTSIPGIEAASVVMASATNVDNLAQAGLGAFEIRPNDLIVAVSGSDQACDEALAVADTLLSASPPDSGEQQSAIPTTSIQMAVAADPALNLALISVPGDYAAAEAMKALRLGLDVMVFSDNVTADAELALKDYAQAHDLMVMGPDCGTAIINGIPLGFANVVRRGPIGVVGASGTGTQEVTVRIHQNGSGVSHALGTGGHDLAEAIGGISMLHGLAALDADPATSVIVLVSKPPSPAVAAKVLAAAQDSAKPVVVNFLGADPASITRDGVYGAASLAQAADMAVELAGGGQPTATEIAISAEMSRILGDLADAMAPGQRYVRGIFSGGTFCYEAQLIHRAHGITAQSNTPVAGNSALADLRTSQGHTILDMGDDEFTRGKPHPMIDPSQKDARIRAEIADPATAVVLFDVVLGYGSADDPTAELVSIIETSSAAARAEGRTVAFVGYVCGTDLDPQDRTKAVAALQSAGVLVASSNAEAALWSATLATARGGDR, encoded by the coding sequence ATGGCCATCAGTTCGCGGTCGTATCCCAACCTCTACAAGGACTCGGTGTCCTTGATGACGGTGTCGGCGCGGGTGACCTCGATACCCGGCATCGAGGCCGCGTCGGTGGTGATGGCGTCGGCCACCAACGTCGACAACCTCGCCCAAGCCGGCTTGGGCGCATTCGAGATAAGGCCCAACGATCTGATCGTCGCAGTGTCGGGTAGCGACCAAGCCTGCGACGAAGCGCTCGCCGTGGCCGACACGCTGTTGTCGGCGTCGCCTCCCGATAGCGGCGAACAGCAATCGGCGATACCGACCACCAGCATTCAGATGGCCGTCGCCGCCGATCCCGCACTCAACCTGGCGCTGATCTCGGTGCCCGGCGATTACGCTGCCGCCGAGGCGATGAAGGCGCTGCGGCTGGGCTTGGACGTGATGGTGTTCAGCGACAACGTCACCGCGGACGCCGAGTTGGCGCTCAAGGACTACGCCCAGGCCCACGATCTGATGGTGATGGGCCCGGACTGCGGCACTGCGATCATCAACGGCATCCCGCTGGGTTTCGCCAACGTGGTGCGACGCGGCCCGATCGGGGTGGTCGGCGCATCAGGCACCGGCACCCAGGAAGTGACCGTCCGGATCCATCAGAACGGTTCCGGGGTCTCGCACGCGCTCGGCACCGGTGGACACGACCTGGCTGAGGCGATCGGCGGCATCTCGATGCTGCACGGCTTGGCCGCCCTCGACGCCGACCCTGCCACCTCGGTGATCGTGCTGGTGTCCAAGCCTCCGTCGCCAGCGGTGGCGGCCAAAGTGCTTGCCGCAGCCCAGGACAGCGCCAAGCCGGTCGTCGTCAACTTCCTCGGTGCCGACCCCGCGTCCATCACCCGCGACGGTGTCTACGGCGCGGCGTCGCTCGCGCAGGCCGCGGACATGGCCGTCGAACTGGCCGGCGGCGGGCAGCCGACCGCCACCGAGATCGCGATCTCAGCTGAGATGAGCCGAATACTCGGCGATCTCGCGGATGCCATGGCGCCCGGCCAGCGATACGTCCGGGGCATCTTCTCCGGTGGCACCTTCTGCTACGAGGCGCAGCTGATACACCGCGCCCACGGCATAACCGCCCAGTCGAACACCCCGGTGGCCGGCAACTCCGCACTGGCCGACCTCCGCACGAGTCAGGGGCACACCATCCTCGACATGGGTGACGATGAGTTCACCCGCGGCAAGCCACACCCCATGATCGACCCGTCGCAGAAGGACGCCCGCATCCGCGCCGAGATCGCCGACCCCGCCACGGCAGTCGTGCTGTTCGACGTGGTGCTGGGCTACGGCTCGGCTGATGACCCGACGGCAGAACTGGTTTCGATCATCGAGACCAGTTCGGCGGCGGCCCGTGCCGAGGGGCGGACCGTTGCCTTCGTTGGCTACGTCTGCGGTACCGACCTGGATCCGCAGGACCGGACCAAGGCCGTCGCCGCTCTGCAGTCGGCCGGGGTGCTGGTCGCGTCGAGCAACGCGGAGGCGGCCCTGTGGTCGGCGACACTGGCTACCGCCCGTGGAGGCGATCGATGA
- a CDS encoding DUF1116 domain-containing protein, with protein sequence MKELLQQDLDVVNVGLQSFASNITAAGGRATSVTWAPPAGADPALGWTLATLIGDPRVEAANAVAFERYRGAQPRLVDLVRAGEVMAGLGPGERRILHAGPPIDWADMCGPQRGAIAGAILYEGWADDLDGAEKLAGSGEVALEPCHEHGAVGPMAGIISPSMPVWVVENTAAGNRAYSNLNEGLGKVLRFGANSPDVLDRLRWLGSDFFTTMQVAVRGLADPDLKPLMAQALHMGDELHNRNAAASGLLFKRLTLALLGSELASDAVRRALEFVAGNDHFFLNISMAAAKSMSDAAADVPGSSMVTVMARNGVNFGIKLSGTGDQWFQAPANPVDGLYFPGYTVDDAAADLGDSAITETNGLGGFAMAASPAIVQFVGGTPADATANSRRMLSITLGTNPAFTLPPLNFGGTPAGIDARLVADSGILPIINTGIAHRQAGVGQIGAGITTAPMDCFTAALAALASNLDGVA encoded by the coding sequence ATGAAAGAGCTTCTCCAGCAAGATCTCGACGTCGTCAACGTCGGATTACAGAGTTTCGCTTCGAACATCACCGCGGCCGGCGGCCGGGCCACCTCGGTGACCTGGGCTCCGCCGGCGGGCGCAGACCCGGCCCTGGGCTGGACGCTGGCCACTTTGATCGGTGACCCGCGCGTCGAGGCCGCCAATGCCGTCGCCTTCGAGCGGTACCGGGGCGCGCAACCGCGGCTGGTCGACCTGGTTCGCGCGGGGGAGGTGATGGCTGGGCTCGGTCCCGGGGAACGCCGCATCCTGCATGCCGGGCCGCCGATCGACTGGGCCGACATGTGCGGACCGCAACGCGGCGCCATTGCCGGGGCGATCCTCTACGAAGGCTGGGCCGATGACCTCGACGGCGCTGAGAAGCTCGCGGGCAGTGGGGAAGTGGCGCTCGAGCCGTGCCACGAGCACGGCGCGGTCGGCCCGATGGCCGGCATCATCAGCCCGTCGATGCCGGTGTGGGTGGTGGAGAACACCGCCGCCGGGAACCGGGCTTACAGCAACCTCAACGAGGGCCTGGGCAAGGTACTGCGGTTCGGCGCCAACTCGCCCGACGTGCTCGACAGACTGCGCTGGCTGGGCAGTGACTTCTTCACCACCATGCAGGTCGCGGTGCGCGGGCTTGCCGATCCCGACCTCAAACCACTGATGGCACAAGCGCTGCACATGGGCGACGAACTGCACAACCGCAACGCTGCCGCGTCCGGCTTGCTGTTCAAACGGCTGACACTGGCCCTGCTGGGATCTGAGCTCGCCTCCGACGCGGTCCGGCGGGCACTGGAATTCGTCGCAGGCAACGATCACTTCTTCCTCAACATCTCGATGGCCGCAGCCAAATCGATGTCGGATGCCGCTGCTGACGTGCCGGGCAGCAGCATGGTCACGGTGATGGCCCGCAACGGGGTCAACTTCGGTATCAAGTTATCCGGCACCGGGGACCAATGGTTTCAGGCGCCCGCCAATCCTGTTGACGGACTGTACTTCCCGGGGTATACGGTCGACGACGCGGCCGCGGACCTCGGCGACTCGGCGATCACCGAGACCAACGGTCTGGGTGGCTTCGCGATGGCCGCCTCACCGGCGATCGTCCAGTTCGTCGGCGGCACTCCGGCCGACGCGACTGCCAACAGCCGCCGGATGCTGTCCATCACACTGGGCACCAACCCCGCATTCACCCTGCCGCCGTTGAACTTCGGCGGCACACCGGCCGGAATCGACGCCCGCCTGGTGGCCGACTCCGGCATCTTGCCCATCATCAACACCGGGATCGCCCACCGGCAGGCGGGTGTCGGGCAGATCGGCGCGGGCATCACCACGGCGCCGATGGACTGCTTCACCGCCGCCCTGGCCGCGCTGGCGTCGAACCTCGACGGGGTCGCATGA
- a CDS encoding hemerythrin domain-containing protein: protein MNTPQPVTVTPRRPHDPEPDLIGITLAHRAMLTDVGRLAAAVTDIGEGRQRCSTRRAQAIARYTDLLCESIHHHHTVEDTVLWPVIDACAKDIVDLTELTDDHAALDPRLEIIAHRANAFRVAGGDRRTAALLGAELADLRNLLTEHIAEEERDIFPVIRRHVSVADWQVVEKTAQRTGRLTFDGPRTVGAATEDERAALAKAVSPVLRLLLTVLSRRHRKFENEVFSG from the coding sequence ATGAACACACCACAGCCCGTCACTGTCACCCCCCGCCGGCCGCACGACCCGGAGCCCGACCTGATCGGCATCACGCTGGCGCACCGGGCGATGCTCACCGACGTCGGGCGCCTGGCCGCCGCGGTGACCGACATCGGCGAGGGCCGGCAGCGCTGCTCGACCCGGCGCGCCCAGGCGATCGCCCGCTACACCGACCTGCTCTGCGAATCCATCCACCACCACCACACCGTCGAGGACACCGTGCTGTGGCCGGTGATCGACGCCTGCGCGAAAGACATCGTCGACCTGACCGAGCTCACCGACGACCACGCCGCGCTGGATCCGCGCCTGGAGATCATCGCGCATCGGGCGAACGCATTCCGGGTGGCCGGTGGCGATCGCCGCACCGCCGCGTTGCTGGGCGCCGAGCTGGCCGATCTGCGCAACCTGCTCACCGAGCACATCGCCGAAGAGGAGCGCGACATCTTCCCGGTGATCCGCCGGCATGTGTCGGTCGCCGATTGGCAGGTCGTGGAGAAGACCGCTCAGCGGACGGGTCGGCTGACGTTCGACGGGCCACGCACGGTGGGCGCGGCCACCGAGGACGAACGGGCCGCACTGGCCAAGGCAGTCAGTCCCGTTCTCCGTCTGCTGTTGACCGTGTTGAGTCGGCGGCACCGGAAATTCGAGAACGAGGTGTTCAGCGGCTGA
- a CDS encoding glutamyl-tRNA amidotransferase: MNEKGSDAVLLAVNGTLMRGLKLSPNMAAAGATFLREATTEPVYRLWTINDEHPAMIRVTDGSGVGVAVEVWEVPAAGLAGILLKEPPGLSIGKVNLDDGTTVLGVIGEPALVEGQREISEFGGWRAYTAAVDV, from the coding sequence ATGAATGAGAAGGGGAGTGATGCAGTGCTGTTGGCGGTCAACGGAACACTGATGCGGGGGCTGAAACTGTCGCCGAACATGGCCGCCGCCGGAGCCACATTCCTGCGGGAGGCCACCACGGAGCCGGTATACCGGCTGTGGACGATCAACGACGAGCATCCGGCGATGATTCGCGTCACCGACGGTTCGGGCGTCGGTGTGGCCGTCGAGGTGTGGGAGGTGCCTGCCGCGGGTTTGGCCGGAATCCTGCTCAAGGAGCCACCCGGCCTGTCGATCGGCAAGGTGAACCTCGATGACGGAACGACAGTGCTCGGCGTCATCGGGGAGCCTGCTCTGGTCGAGGGACAGCGCGAGATCAGTGAGTTCGGCGGGTGGCGGGCGTATACGGCCGCCGTGGATGTGTGA
- a CDS encoding cysteine hydrolase family protein, translating to MATINAEPFPLDIDVASTALVIIDMQRDFVLPGGFGEALGNDTSLLLAAVEPIERVLAQARKIGMLVIHTREGHRPDLTDCPPAKLHRGGKTFIGEPGPMGRILVRGEQGHDIIDQLYPIDGEPVIDKPGKGSFHATDLGQILADRGIKTLVVCGVTTEVCVHTTVREANDRGYECLVLSDCVASYFPEFQRVALEMIKAQGAIFGWVADADEFIAATS from the coding sequence GTGGCAACGATCAACGCGGAACCCTTCCCGCTCGATATCGACGTCGCGAGCACCGCGCTGGTGATCATCGACATGCAGCGCGACTTCGTGCTGCCCGGCGGATTCGGTGAGGCGCTCGGCAACGACACCTCGCTGCTGCTGGCCGCCGTCGAACCGATCGAGCGGGTGCTGGCCCAGGCTCGCAAGATCGGCATGCTCGTCATCCACACCCGGGAGGGACACCGCCCCGACCTGACCGATTGCCCGCCGGCCAAGCTGCACCGCGGCGGCAAGACGTTCATCGGCGAGCCGGGCCCCATGGGCCGCATCCTGGTTCGCGGCGAGCAGGGCCACGACATCATCGACCAGCTGTATCCCATCGACGGCGAGCCGGTGATCGACAAACCCGGCAAGGGCAGCTTTCACGCCACCGACCTCGGCCAGATCCTGGCTGACCGCGGCATCAAGACGCTCGTGGTCTGCGGGGTGACCACCGAGGTCTGCGTCCACACCACCGTTCGCGAAGCCAACGACCGCGGCTATGAATGCCTGGTGCTCAGCGACTGCGTGGCGTCGTATTTTCCGGAGTTCCAGCGGGTAGCGCTCGAGATGATCAAGGCCCAGGGCGCCATCTTCGGGTGGGTGGCCGACGCCGACGAGTTCATCGCGGCGACATCCTGA
- a CDS encoding IS481 family transposase: MRELSVAEQRYQAVLAVISDGLSISQVASKVGVSRQTLHAWLARYEAQGLEGLIDRSHRPVSCPHQMPAQVEAVVLELRRSRPYWGPRRLVFELSKRGVVPLPSESAVYRALVRAQMIDPHLRDRRSRKWKRWERGAPMELWQMDVVGGFPLADGTSAKALTGIDDHSRMCVCAQLMVRERTRAVCDGLRAALATYGAPEQILTDNGKVFTGRFNHPPVEVLFDAICREHGIEHLLTQPRSPTTTGKIERFHRSLRVEFLSNAAPFTNLKTAQRALDEWVDDYNTTRPHQSLKMATPAERFTAGTTTTRSTTPRQHSPDRSSSDWISRTVTTNGVVCVSWQQVSIGRHYAGARCDVHVDGELLRFFIGDDLVKTAARRSTGEVRNKKACRSSGQT, encoded by the coding sequence ATGAGGGAGTTGAGCGTGGCTGAGCAGCGGTATCAGGCTGTGTTGGCGGTGATCAGCGATGGGTTGTCGATTTCGCAGGTGGCATCGAAGGTTGGGGTGTCGCGCCAGACGTTGCATGCGTGGTTGGCCCGCTATGAGGCGCAGGGCTTGGAAGGGTTGATCGACCGGTCGCATCGGCCGGTGTCGTGTCCGCATCAGATGCCGGCGCAGGTGGAGGCGGTGGTGTTGGAGCTGCGCCGCTCGCGACCGTATTGGGGACCTCGTCGGTTGGTGTTCGAACTGTCCAAGCGTGGTGTGGTTCCGCTGCCCTCGGAGTCGGCGGTCTACCGCGCTTTGGTCCGGGCGCAGATGATCGATCCGCACCTGCGGGATCGGCGCTCGCGTAAGTGGAAACGGTGGGAACGCGGTGCGCCTATGGAGCTATGGCAGATGGATGTCGTGGGCGGTTTCCCGCTGGCCGATGGCACCAGCGCTAAGGCGTTGACCGGGATCGATGATCATTCCCGGATGTGCGTGTGCGCGCAGTTGATGGTGCGTGAACGCACTCGGGCGGTCTGTGACGGGTTACGCGCCGCGCTGGCCACTTATGGTGCTCCCGAGCAGATCCTGACCGATAACGGCAAGGTGTTCACCGGCCGGTTCAACCATCCGCCGGTGGAGGTGCTTTTCGATGCGATCTGCCGCGAGCACGGCATCGAGCACCTGCTGACCCAGCCGCGGTCTCCGACCACGACCGGCAAGATTGAGCGGTTCCACCGGAGTCTGCGTGTTGAATTCCTCAGCAACGCAGCACCATTCACTAATCTGAAGACGGCCCAAAGAGCCCTCGATGAGTGGGTCGATGACTACAACACCACCCGGCCGCATCAGTCGTTGAAGATGGCCACCCCTGCTGAGCGCTTCACCGCCGGCACCACCACGACCCGCTCGACCACACCACGACAGCACAGCCCCGATCGCAGCAGCAGCGACTGGATCAGCCGAACGGTGACCACCAACGGGGTGGTCTGTGTGTCGTGGCAACAGGTCAGTATCGGCCGCCACTACGCCGGAGCTCGCTGCGATGTCCACGTCGATGGCGAGCTGCTGCGGTTCTTCATCGGCGACGATCTGGTCAAAACCGCCGCCCGCCGCAGCACCGGCGAGGTACGAAACAAGAAGGCCTGCCGCTCCAGCGGCCAGACCTAA
- a CDS encoding cyclopropane mycolic acid synthase family methyltransferase: MTALETEFDLMQSIYDISDEFYALFLGPTMGYTCGYYERDGMTTDEAQIAKFDLALSKLRLEPGMTLLDVGCGWGAGMQRAIERYDVNVIGLTLSKTQRDAAEARLARIPTRRDFDVRLQGWEDFDEKVDRIISIGSMEHYGHRKYDAFFEKTHDALPADGVMLLHTICGFHPYEMHRRGLPLTFEMCRFIKFIVTEIFPGGQLPSAALIEEHVAKTGFALTRTHSLQPHYVLTLEAWAANLAANRDRAIEVQSQEVYDRFMKYLTGCADLFRNGSIDINQFTLEK, from the coding sequence GTGACTGCGCTTGAAACCGAGTTCGACCTGATGCAGTCGATCTACGACATCTCCGACGAGTTCTACGCCCTCTTCCTCGGCCCCACCATGGGCTACACCTGCGGGTACTACGAGCGCGACGGCATGACGACCGACGAGGCGCAGATCGCGAAGTTCGACCTCGCGCTGTCCAAGCTGCGACTGGAGCCCGGCATGACCCTGCTCGACGTGGGCTGCGGTTGGGGGGCCGGCATGCAACGGGCCATCGAACGCTACGACGTCAACGTCATCGGTCTCACGCTGAGCAAGACACAGCGTGACGCCGCGGAGGCCAGGCTCGCCCGCATCCCGACCCGACGCGATTTCGACGTACGACTGCAAGGGTGGGAAGACTTCGACGAGAAGGTCGACCGCATCATCTCCATCGGATCCATGGAGCACTACGGCCACCGGAAATACGACGCCTTTTTCGAGAAGACCCACGACGCGCTGCCCGCCGACGGTGTCATGTTGCTGCACACCATCTGCGGCTTCCACCCGTACGAGATGCACCGTCGAGGCCTGCCGCTCACCTTCGAGATGTGCCGGTTCATCAAGTTCATCGTCACCGAGATCTTCCCCGGTGGCCAGTTGCCGTCGGCCGCGCTGATCGAAGAACACGTGGCCAAGACCGGCTTCGCCCTGACCCGCACCCATTCCCTGCAGCCGCACTATGTCCTGACGCTGGAAGCGTGGGCGGCCAACTTGGCGGCCAACCGCGACAGGGCCATCGAGGTGCAGTCGCAGGAGGTGTACGACCGATTCATGAAATACCTCACCGGCTGCGCCGACCTGTTCCGCAACGGATCGATCGACATCAACCAGTTCACTCTCGAAAAGTGA
- a CDS encoding carbamate kinase: protein MSTAIVAFGGNALVTDAEHDSIPQQYDTVSRTVGPLIDMVEQGWKLVVSHGNGPQVGFILRRSELAQGEVDPVPVDYAVADTQGAIGYMFVKALRNELARRGLSRPVVALVTHSVVSVDDPAFTNPTKPVGSFLTEDRARALANSLCWTIAEDAGRGWRRTVASPRPTTILETDVIRQLLDGGAIVVAVGGGGIPVALEPDGTVVGVEAVVDKDIASGLLAHELGAELLLIPTGVARVAIGFGTPAETWLDTITVDQARDYIASGQFGKGSMEPKVEAVADFVATTPGSVGVIGAAEEIPAILAGTSGTRIVGDAPGPTNE, encoded by the coding sequence ATGAGCACCGCTATCGTCGCGTTCGGCGGCAATGCGTTGGTCACCGACGCCGAACACGACTCCATTCCCCAGCAGTACGACACGGTAAGCCGCACCGTGGGTCCACTGATCGACATGGTGGAACAAGGCTGGAAACTCGTTGTCTCCCATGGAAACGGCCCGCAGGTCGGGTTCATCCTGCGGCGCTCGGAGCTCGCCCAGGGCGAGGTCGATCCCGTTCCGGTGGACTACGCCGTGGCAGACACCCAGGGTGCGATCGGCTACATGTTCGTCAAAGCTCTGCGCAACGAGCTGGCCCGCCGGGGGTTGTCGCGACCGGTGGTGGCTCTGGTCACCCACTCGGTGGTCAGCGTCGACGACCCTGCGTTCACGAACCCGACCAAACCGGTCGGGTCGTTCCTGACCGAGGACCGGGCCAGGGCCCTGGCGAACAGTCTGTGCTGGACGATCGCGGAGGACGCCGGCCGCGGCTGGCGGCGTACGGTGGCCTCGCCGCGTCCGACCACCATCCTGGAGACCGACGTGATCCGCCAATTGCTCGACGGCGGTGCGATCGTCGTCGCGGTCGGCGGCGGCGGTATCCCGGTGGCGCTCGAACCGGACGGCACCGTGGTCGGCGTGGAAGCCGTCGTCGATAAGGACATCGCATCGGGTCTGCTGGCTCACGAGTTGGGTGCCGAGCTGCTGCTGATTCCCACCGGGGTGGCGCGGGTGGCCATCGGGTTCGGCACACCCGCCGAGACCTGGCTGGACACCATCACCGTGGATCAGGCCCGGGACTACATCGCGTCCGGCCAGTTCGGTAAGGGGTCGATGGAACCCAAAGTGGAAGCGGTTGCCGATTTTGTCGCCACCACGCCCGGTTCTGTCGGTGTGATCGGTGCAGCCGAGGAGATTCCGGCCATCCTGGCCGGCACGTCGGGCACCCGGATCGTCGGCGACGCACCGGGTCCGACAAATGAATGA
- a CDS encoding sigma factor encodes MVSDDQLRDGFEAERPRLQRIAGRILGDADAAQDAVQQAWLRLHGTDEPIDNLAGWLTTVTSRLCLDRLRARTPVPTESIEVEETAPDPADDVVLADTVGIALQVVLDRLTPAERVSFVLHDSFGVDFELIASMLDTTTVAARKLASRARAKVRPASPEDALADWEVVDAFMTAAREGDFTRLFQLLAPDVTVSADAAAAALGTPARMEGRDEVATFFNGAAAAAFPVFVEDRPGSAWIHRGEVKVAFDFTIEDGQVRCLQFRAEPDVLSGVRRREGAAPRG; translated from the coding sequence ATGGTGAGTGATGATCAGCTCCGCGACGGCTTCGAGGCCGAGCGCCCGCGCCTGCAGCGTATCGCCGGGCGGATTCTGGGCGACGCCGACGCGGCGCAGGACGCGGTGCAACAGGCGTGGCTGCGGTTGCACGGCACCGACGAACCCATCGACAACCTGGCGGGCTGGCTCACCACCGTGACGTCTCGGCTGTGCCTCGACCGTCTTCGGGCACGGACACCGGTGCCGACTGAGTCGATCGAGGTCGAGGAGACCGCACCCGACCCCGCCGACGACGTGGTGCTGGCCGACACCGTAGGGATCGCCCTGCAGGTGGTGCTCGACCGGCTGACGCCCGCCGAACGGGTGTCCTTCGTGCTGCACGACAGCTTCGGAGTGGACTTCGAGTTGATCGCGTCGATGCTCGACACCACCACGGTCGCTGCCCGCAAGCTGGCGTCGCGGGCCCGGGCCAAGGTGCGCCCGGCATCACCCGAGGACGCCCTCGCCGACTGGGAGGTCGTCGACGCCTTCATGACCGCGGCGCGCGAAGGTGACTTCACCCGTCTGTTCCAACTCCTCGCACCCGACGTGACGGTCTCCGCCGACGCTGCCGCTGCCGCTCTCGGCACACCGGCCCGCATGGAGGGCCGCGACGAGGTGGCGACATTCTTCAACGGCGCTGCCGCGGCGGCGTTTCCGGTGTTCGTCGAGGACCGGCCGGGGTCGGCCTGGATCCACCGTGGCGAAGTCAAGGTCGCGTTCGACTTCACCATCGAGGATGGGCAGGTGCGCTGTCTCCAGTTCCGTGCCGAGCCCGATGTGCTATCCGGGGTGCGACGGCGCGAGGGCGCCGCGCCGCGGGGTTAG
- a CDS encoding energy-coupling factor ABC transporter permease: MILILREPSADRRPFWEFVFNSIASQRFRREVGSGVHIEPGIVEGPKLVLSYVTAGGAGAYALYLASNAVKDRGLGSLLSRTLATTALVFVFFQVFPHYPVGISEVHLILGSTLFLVFGAAPAALGLAGGLLLQGMFFAPFDLPQYGMNVTTLLVPLFALQFVSHRVIARETPYVDLKYRQALALSTTYQAGIVSWVAFWALYGEGFAGQTISDIVTFGAAYMTVVIIEPLADLGVLAAAKGLRQIRDTPLVERRLFNPA; this comes from the coding sequence GTGATTTTGATCCTGCGGGAACCAAGCGCCGACAGAAGACCATTTTGGGAATTCGTGTTTAACTCTATTGCGAGCCAACGCTTTAGGAGAGAGGTCGGGTCCGGCGTGCACATCGAACCAGGAATTGTCGAAGGCCCCAAACTCGTCTTGAGTTACGTCACTGCCGGGGGAGCGGGTGCGTACGCGCTGTACCTCGCCTCGAATGCGGTCAAGGATCGGGGACTGGGATCGTTGCTGTCCCGGACCCTGGCCACGACGGCTCTGGTGTTCGTCTTTTTTCAGGTCTTCCCGCACTATCCGGTCGGGATCTCCGAGGTGCACCTCATCTTGGGGTCGACGCTGTTCCTCGTCTTCGGCGCCGCACCCGCGGCCTTGGGCTTGGCGGGTGGACTTTTGTTGCAGGGGATGTTCTTCGCACCGTTCGATCTGCCGCAATACGGAATGAACGTCACCACGCTGCTCGTGCCGCTCTTCGCGCTCCAGTTCGTTTCCCACCGGGTGATCGCGCGGGAAACTCCCTACGTGGACCTGAAATACCGTCAGGCACTGGCGCTTTCAACCACGTATCAGGCAGGCATTGTCTCTTGGGTGGCGTTCTGGGCGCTGTACGGCGAGGGTTTCGCGGGTCAGACCATCAGCGACATCGTGACGTTCGGTGCGGCCTATATGACGGTCGTCATCATCGAACCGCTTGCCGATCTCGGTGTGCTGGCGGCAGCCAAAGGTCTGCGTCAAATCCGAGACACCCCGCTCGTCGAACGGCGGTTGTTCAACCCGGCCTAG